The Lycium barbarum isolate Lr01 chromosome 9, ASM1917538v2, whole genome shotgun sequence genome has a segment encoding these proteins:
- the LOC132609073 gene encoding protein FAR1-RELATED SEQUENCE 11-like yields MPEITNIAKEISENGTDSSQDDIGTVEEIPEDTILSRQTSVNLVPFIGQRFVSQDAAYEFYCSFAKQCGFSIRRHRTRGKDGVGRGITRRDFTCHRGGYPQLKPSEDGKLQRNRKSSRCGCQAFMRIVKRADVNVPEWRITGFSNVHNHELLKSTELQLIPAYCTMSPDDKSRICMFAKAGMSVQQMLRLMELEKGVKLGCLPFTEVDVRNLLQSFRNVDQDNDPIDLLKMCKEMKDKDPNFKYDYKIDCNNRLEHITWSYASSMRLFEAFGDAIVFDSTHRLDAYDMLLGIWIGVDNHGSHCFFGCVLLRDENLQSFSWALKTFLGFMNGKAPGTILTDQNLWLKEAIATEMPRVKHAFCIWNIISRFSDWFSTLLGSQYDNWKAEFHRLYNLHSIEEYEVEWNEMVETYRLDGNKHIVSLYALRSYWALPFLRSFFFAGMTSTIQSETINTYIQRFLSAQSALDNFVEQVARVVDAKDQAGAKHMVQRNVQKVPLKTGSPIESHAATILTPYAFSKLQEELVLAPQYASLMVDESYFVVRHHKEIDGAYKVLWVPHDEFISCSCHNFEFTGILCRHVLRILSTNNCFHIPDQYLPIRWRELTSSLAKPTLFTLPSDNMGKVQLLQSMISTLITESVETEERLNVVCDEVSTVISRIKGFPTASDGGNAIAYESPSDSLILAEVEDSEGIGQSFTGNPHECINSGKLKERGSRDGLYLYGKRRRFSIPCCGQYDHDANDCPMMEDEDLNGDRLGFL; encoded by the exons ATGCCCGAGATAACAAACATAGCAAAAGAAATATCTGAAAATGGGACAGATTCATCTCAGGATGATATTGGCACTGTCGAGGAGATTCCTGAGGACACAATCTTATCACGACAAACGTCCGTGAACCTTGTCCCTTTCATTGGCCAGAGATTTGTATCACAGGATGCTGCATATGAATTTTACTGTAGCTTTGCAAAACAATGTGGCTTCTCAATCAGACGTCATCGTACACGGGGGAAGGATGGAGTTGGTAGGGGGATTACAAGAAGAGATTTTACATGTCATCGTGGTGGCTATCCACAGCTAAAGCCTTCAGAAGATGGCAAGCTGCAAAGGAATCGTAAATCATCACGTTGTGGATGCCAGGCATTCATGAGAATTGTTAAAAGAGCAGATGTTAATGTCCCCGAATGGCGGATTACAGGTTTCAGCAATGTTCATAACCATGAACTTTTAAAGTCAACTGAGTTGCAGCTTATTCCTGCCTACTGCACCATGTCTCCTGATGACAAGAGTCGCATTTGCATGTTTGCGAAAGCTGGGATGTCAGTTCAGCAAATGCTGAGGTTGATGGAGCTAGAGAAGGGAGTTAAGTTGGGTTGTTTACCCTTCACAGAGGTTGATGTCAGAAACTTGCTACAATCTTTTAGGAATGTGGACCAGGATAATGACCCTATTGACCTTCTCAAGATGTGCAAGGAGATGAAAGACAAAGACCCTAACTTCAAATATGACTACAAGATAGATTGTAATAACAGGTTGGAGCATATTACTTGGTCTTATGCTTCATCGATGAGGTTGTTTGAGGCGTTTGGTGATGCCATAGTATTTGACAGTACTCACCGCTTGGATGCCTATGATATGCTTCTTGGGATATGGATCGGAGTGGATAACCATGGTAGTCATTGTTTCTTTGGTTGTGTACTCCTTCGAGATGAAAATTTGCAGTCTTTCTCCTGGGCATTGAAG ACATTCTTGGGCTTCATGAACGGCAAGGCTCCAGGAACCATTTTGACTGATCAAAATTTGTGGCTCAAAGAAGCAATTGCCACTGAAATGCCAAGAGTAAAACATGCATTTTGCATTTGGAATATAATTTCTAGGTTTTCAGATTGGTTTTCAACACTTCTCGGATCCCAATATGATAACTGGAAGGCAGAGTTCCATCGCCTCTATAATTTACATTCGATTGAGGAATACGAAGTGGAATGGAATGAGATGGTTGAAACCTACCGGCTGGATGGAAATAAACACATTGTCAGTCTATATGCTTTACGTTCATACTGGGCGCTACCTTTTTTGAGATCTTTCTTCTTTGCTGGAATGACAAGTACAATTCAGTCAGAGACAATAAATACTTATATCCAGAGGTTTTTGAGTGCTCAATCTGCACTTGATAATTTTGTGGAGCAG GTTGCTCGGGTTGTAGATGCTAAAGATCAAGCAGGAGCAAAACATATGGTACAGAGAAATGTTCAGAAGGTTCCCCTGAAAACAGGTTcaccaatagagtctcatgctgCAACTATTCTTACACCATATGCCTTCTCAAAACTACAAGAGGAGCTTGTTTTGGCACCACAATATGCATCACTGATGGTCGATGAAAGTTACTTCGTCGTGAGACACCATAAGGAAATAGATGGGGCTTACAAAGTACTCTGGGTTCCGCATGATGAGTTCATTAGCTGTAGCTGCCATAATTTTGAGTTTACTGGTATTCTCTGTAGGCACGTGCTTCGTATTCTGTCAACTAACAACTGTTTTCACATTCCAGACCAATATCTGCCCATTCGCTGGCGTGAGTTGACCTCATCTTTGGCTAAGCCCACCCTTTTTACTCTACCAAGTGATAATATGGGAAAAGTTCAGTTATTGCAGTCCATGATTTCGACACTGATTACTGAATCAGTTGAAACCGAAGAACGCCTCAATGTTGTTTGTGATGAAGTTTCTACAGTTATATCTCGCATTAAAGGGTTTCCTACAGCATCCGATGGGGGTAATGCTATTGCATATGAGAGCCCATCAGACTCCCTGATTCTTGCAGAAGTTGAGGATTCTGAAGGCATTGGTCAGAGTTTCACAGGCAACCCTCATGAGTGTATAAATTCGGGAAAGTTGAAAGAAAGAGGATCCAGAGATGGACTGTATCTTTACGGGAAGAGGAGGCGTTTTTCCATTCCATGTTGTGGGCAGTATGACCATGATGCAAATGATTGTCCAATGATGGAAGATGAAGATTTGAATGGAGATAGACTTGGCTTTTTATAG
- the LOC132611696 gene encoding uncharacterized protein LOC132611696, which produces MRDEIFVTQHDEESKAMYYWWRSSAKFDECVKFKFDMSNLSKMTPILKVLRELERLYLMSTESLDELRQNLMSYKAGDFWVSIGGCKKEDMDIPPVNTILLVGFHNAGKSSLVNLMYSVLGRSGLIPFAQTSSGNDCAYTSLMMEEHNVLRSTRNGFCIYDTRGFDYDRIDQALQELKEWMADDGVHHKKLCLRPEDHVLFPMLDSELEDTSSSMFIKRKVNCVMLVANASEIYKSLRMGDFKPLDALKQLFCSPALNKSNGNPTLILTHGDKLSTEDRIDCRLKICAFLGASETNGIYDIVCVTEYGLLADEYDPISAYAVTEAVYRALLISDRAQLVKQTFKDCALFTLSWFMCFLAGIFACLAHLFKVLAQKHKGKLKW; this is translated from the exons ATGAGGGACGAAATTTTTGTTACTCAACACGATGAAGAAAGTAAAGCTATGTATTATTGGTGGAGATCATCAGCAAAATTTGATGAGTGTGTAAAATTCAAGTTTGATATGTCAAATTTGTCAAAAATGACACCTATACTTAAAGTCCTTAGAGAACTGGAGAGGCTATATTTGATGTCCACAGAGAGTCTTGATGAGCTTAGGCAAAATCTAATGTCTTATAAAGCAGGTGATTTTTGGGTGTCAATTGGTGGATGTAAGAAAGAAGATATGGATATTCCACCTGTGAATACTATACTGTTGGTTGGTTTTCATAATGCTGGCAAAAGTTCACTTGTCAACCTTATGTATAGTGTTCTTGGTCGCTCTGGTCTCATCCCTTTTGCTCAGACTTCTTCAG GAAATGATTGTGCTTACACGAGTTTAATGATGGAGGAGCACAATGTGCTGAGATCAACACGAAATGGATTCTGCATTTACGATACGAGGGGTTTCGATTATGATAGAATAGATCAGGCTCTTCAAGAATTGAAAGAATGGATGGCTGATGATGGAGTCCATCATAAGAAGCTATGCTTAAGACCAGAAGATCATGTACTTTTCCCAATGCTAGATAGTGAATtggaggatacttcttcttcaatgTTCATAAAGAGAAAAGTCAATTGTGTTATGCTGGTAGCTAATGCTTCTGAAATATACAAGTCTCTCAGAATGGGTGATTTTAAGCCTTTGGATGCATTAAAGCAACTCTTCTGCTCTCCTGCACTCAACAAATCCA ATGGGAACCCCACATTGATTTTGACTCATGGAGACAAGCTATCAACCGAGGATCGAATAGATTGCCGATTGAAGATATGCGCTTTTCTTGGTGCCTCAGAGACTAATGGAATATATGATATAGTTTGCGTGACAGAATATGGATTATTGGCAGATGAATATGATCCAATCTCAGCATATGCTGTAACTGAAGCCGTTTACAGAGCATTGCTCATCTCAGACAGGGCTCAACTTGTCAAGCAAACATTCAAGGACTGTGCATTATTTACATTGTCATGGTTTATGTGCTTCTTAGCCGGTATATTTGCCTGTCTGGCCCATCTTTTCAAGGTTTTGGCCCAGAAACATAAAGGCAAGTTAAAATGGTGA
- the LOC132609583 gene encoding GATA transcription factor 16-like, whose protein sequence is MDLKDVKRSQAEEMNSTNKIKSCSGCHTTRTPLWRSGPAGPKSMCNACGIKYNKRRRQLLGLDKGKKKKKKKISEVKNSKEIGQSLKMKLMALGGKLREEEQAAILLMALSCGSVKKLLF, encoded by the exons atggatCTGAAGGACGTAAAG AGATCACAAGCAGAGGAAATGAATAGTactaacaagatcaaatcttGCAGTGGTTGTCATACCACAAGAACCCCTCTTTGGAGAAGTGGTCCAGCAGGCCCCAAG TCGATGTGTAACGCATGTGGGATCAAATACAACAAGAGGAGGAGGCAGCTTTTAGGTCTTGACAAgggcaagaagaagaagaagaagaaaattagtGAAGTGAAAAACAGTAAAGAAATTGGACAGTCATTGAaaatgaaattgatggcattgggTGGCAAATTAAGAGAAGAAGAACAAGCGGCGATACTTTTGATGGCTCTTTCCTGTGGATCTGTTAAGAAATTACTATTCTAA